The proteins below come from a single Thermopolyspora flexuosa genomic window:
- a CDS encoding biotin-dependent carboxyltransferase family protein, translated as MDEIRGVLEVVVPGPYATVQDLGRPGYAHLGVPRSGAADGPALRLANRLVGNPEGHAGIEFTFGGAVLRFSCGAWIAVTGAPCPVEVGDGGRWRPAGMYAPLWVPAGHHVRIGMPWRGLRTYLAVRGGIAVEPVLGSRASDSLSGLGPAPLAAGSVLPIGRDGPLGPIAVDQVPPRPVPAEPVLRVLPGPRDDWFAPDALAALCAGPYTVSPDSNRVGVRLRGAALRRARDGELPSEGMVGGAIQVPPDGLPIVFLADHPPTGGYPVIGVVASADLPAVAQLRPGDRVRFTLVR; from the coding sequence ATGGACGAGATCAGGGGCGTGCTCGAGGTGGTGGTCCCCGGCCCGTACGCGACCGTGCAGGACCTGGGGCGGCCGGGGTACGCGCACCTGGGGGTGCCGCGGTCCGGGGCGGCCGACGGGCCCGCGCTGCGGCTCGCCAACCGGCTCGTCGGCAACCCGGAGGGGCACGCGGGCATCGAGTTCACCTTCGGCGGCGCGGTGCTGCGGTTCTCCTGCGGGGCGTGGATCGCGGTGACCGGGGCGCCGTGCCCGGTCGAGGTGGGGGACGGCGGCCGGTGGCGGCCCGCGGGCATGTACGCGCCGTTGTGGGTGCCCGCCGGGCACCACGTGCGGATCGGCATGCCGTGGCGCGGGCTGCGCACCTATCTCGCGGTGCGGGGCGGCATCGCGGTCGAGCCGGTGCTCGGCAGCCGGGCGAGCGACTCGCTCTCCGGGCTCGGCCCGGCGCCGCTCGCCGCGGGCTCGGTGCTGCCGATCGGGCGGGACGGGCCGCTGGGCCCGATCGCGGTCGACCAGGTGCCGCCGCGGCCGGTGCCGGCCGAGCCGGTGCTGCGGGTGCTGCCCGGGCCGCGGGACGACTGGTTCGCGCCCGACGCGCTCGCCGCGCTGTGCGCCGGGCCGTACACGGTGAGCCCGGACAGCAACCGGGTCGGGGTACGGCTGCGCGGCGCGGCGCTGCGCCGGGCGCGGGACGGCGAGCTGCCGAGCGAGGGCATGGTCGGCGGGGCGATCCAGGTGCCGCCGGACGGCCTCCCGATCGTGTTCCTCGCCGACCATCCCCCGACCGGCGGCTACCCGGTGATCGGCGTGGTCGCGTCCGCGGACCTGCCGGCCGTGGCCCAGCTGCGCCCCGGCGACCGGGTGCGGTTCACCCTGGTGCGGTGA
- a CDS encoding AAA family ATPase: MARRLFEQVRSHYFGLPSAARRAIGVGVLLGALALALAFGWSPFTTLIVTVLLLGYGALAMRFPRGAATVLVVAAWTWLVLAMVWTTAEPPALAGLLLLGPLAGCVAHLIRWVPPWATTLVALLPGALLTVAAGVGLLAATVALWGACGSAAVALAYRFMKARDVRAVLAARERPEPVRVRAREAVPQRPGQADGGAPPKITVEEALAELEGMIGLEPVKEQVRSIAASIEASRLRAEAGYATEPPMRHFVFVGPPGTGKTTVARTLAKIFYAFGLLRTPQVVEAQRADLVGEFLGATAIKTNELIDRALGGVLFIDEAYSLINSGDGQPDRFGAEAVQTLLKRAEDDRDRLIIILAGYEKEMSAFLASNPGLSSRFATRVRFPTYTPEELLAITEVLQARRGDVLAPDARPALLARYEDVHRRGLVDELGNARFVRTLVEAAAQARDVRVVSAGGTPTREELVTTTVEDVAKAFDEITARFRGYRRIPSLEEALADLDRMAGLEPVKRQVHAITAQLRVARMREEQGLPVQTQMRHFVFTGPPGTGKTTVARILGRIFAALGLLARPDVVEAQRADLVGQHLGATAIKTNELIDRALGGVLFIDEAYSLVNTGYTGGDAFGTEAVQTLLKRAEDDRDRLVIILAGYEREMDRFLATNPGLASRFNQRIAFPSYTPEELTAIAELLAEQAGDRFDEQARRDLAEVFTWVCAEGLIDGLGNGRFARSLFERAAMRRDVRLAAQDTPATPAELTTITSADVRGAVEELAGR; the protein is encoded by the coding sequence ATGGCACGGCGGCTCTTCGAGCAGGTCCGCTCCCACTATTTCGGGCTGCCGTCGGCCGCCCGGCGGGCGATCGGCGTGGGCGTGCTGCTCGGGGCGCTCGCCCTGGCCCTCGCGTTCGGCTGGTCGCCGTTCACCACCCTCATCGTCACCGTGCTGCTGCTCGGCTACGGCGCGCTGGCGATGCGGTTCCCCCGCGGTGCCGCGACCGTGCTCGTGGTGGCCGCCTGGACGTGGCTCGTGCTCGCCATGGTGTGGACGACCGCCGAGCCGCCCGCGCTCGCCGGGCTGCTGCTGCTCGGCCCGCTCGCCGGGTGCGTCGCCCACCTGATCCGCTGGGTGCCGCCGTGGGCGACCACGCTCGTCGCCCTGCTGCCCGGCGCCCTGCTCACCGTGGCCGCCGGGGTCGGGCTGCTCGCCGCCACCGTGGCCCTGTGGGGCGCCTGCGGCTCGGCCGCCGTGGCCCTGGCGTACCGGTTCATGAAGGCCCGCGACGTGCGCGCGGTGCTCGCGGCCCGGGAGCGGCCCGAGCCGGTCCGGGTGCGCGCCCGTGAGGCGGTGCCGCAGCGCCCCGGGCAGGCCGACGGCGGCGCCCCGCCGAAGATCACGGTGGAGGAGGCGCTCGCCGAGCTCGAGGGCATGATCGGCCTGGAGCCGGTGAAGGAGCAGGTGCGGTCGATCGCCGCCTCGATCGAGGCGTCCCGGCTGCGCGCCGAGGCCGGGTACGCCACCGAGCCGCCGATGCGGCACTTCGTGTTCGTCGGCCCGCCGGGCACCGGAAAGACGACCGTGGCCCGCACCCTGGCCAAGATATTCTACGCGTTCGGCCTGCTGCGCACCCCGCAGGTGGTGGAGGCGCAGCGCGCCGACCTGGTCGGCGAGTTCCTCGGCGCCACCGCGATCAAGACGAACGAGCTGATCGACCGGGCGCTCGGCGGCGTGCTGTTCATCGACGAGGCGTACTCCCTGATCAACTCCGGGGACGGCCAGCCCGACCGGTTCGGCGCCGAGGCGGTGCAGACCCTGCTCAAGCGCGCCGAGGACGACCGCGACCGGCTCATCATCATCCTCGCCGGCTACGAGAAGGAGATGTCGGCGTTCCTCGCCTCCAACCCCGGCCTGTCCTCCCGGTTCGCCACCCGGGTGCGGTTCCCCACGTACACGCCCGAGGAGCTGCTGGCGATCACCGAGGTGCTGCAGGCGCGGCGCGGCGACGTGCTCGCCCCGGACGCCCGGCCCGCGCTGCTCGCCCGGTACGAGGACGTGCACCGCCGCGGCCTCGTCGACGAGCTGGGCAACGCCCGGTTCGTGCGCACCCTGGTCGAGGCCGCGGCGCAGGCCCGGGACGTGCGCGTGGTGAGCGCGGGCGGCACCCCGACCCGCGAGGAGCTGGTCACCACCACGGTCGAGGACGTCGCCAAGGCGTTCGACGAGATCACCGCCCGGTTCCGCGGCTACCGGCGCATCCCCTCGCTGGAGGAGGCGCTCGCCGACCTCGACCGCATGGCCGGGCTGGAGCCGGTGAAGCGGCAGGTGCACGCGATCACCGCCCAGCTCCGGGTGGCCCGGATGCGCGAGGAGCAGGGCCTGCCGGTGCAGACCCAGATGCGGCACTTCGTGTTCACCGGCCCGCCGGGCACCGGCAAGACCACGGTGGCCCGCATCCTCGGCCGCATCTTCGCCGCGCTCGGCCTGCTCGCCCGCCCCGACGTGGTCGAGGCGCAGCGCGCCGACCTCGTCGGCCAGCACCTCGGCGCCACCGCGATCAAGACGAACGAGCTGATCGACCGCGCGCTCGGCGGGGTGCTGTTCATCGACGAGGCCTACAGCCTGGTCAACACCGGGTACACCGGCGGCGACGCGTTCGGCACCGAGGCGGTGCAGACCCTGCTCAAGCGGGCCGAGGACGACCGCGACCGGCTCGTCATCATCCTCGCCGGGTACGAGCGCGAGATGGACCGGTTCCTCGCCACCAACCCCGGCCTCGCCTCCCGGTTCAACCAGCGCATCGCGTTCCCCTCGTACACGCCCGAGGAGCTCACCGCCATCGCCGAGCTGCTCGCCGAGCAGGCCGGGGACCGGTTCGACGAGCAGGCCCGCCGCGACCTCGCCGAGGTGTTCACCTGGGTGTGCGCCGAGGGCCTGATCGACGGGCTCGGCAACGGCCGGTTCGCCCGCTCGCTGTTCGAGCGCGCCGCGATGCGCCGCGACGTACGGCTCGCCGCGCAGGACACCCCGGCCACCCCGGCCGAGCTCACCACGATCACCAGCGCGGACGTGCGCGGCGCGGTGGAGGAGCTCGCCGGCCGCTGA
- a CDS encoding HhH-GPD-type base excision DNA repair protein → MRIQVAQQPEADDLLGRDPLALLIGMLLDQQVPMERAFSGPYTIAVRLGRDHISGLDSHEIAAYDPEAFAELLARKPAVHRYPKAMAQRIQRLAAYIVDHYGGKAEAIWADAADGGELLRRLEALPGFGRQKAQIFVALLGKRLGVGPPGWREAAGPYGEEGVYRSVADVVDAESLAKVRQAKREAKQAIRK, encoded by the coding sequence ATGCGCATCCAGGTCGCCCAGCAGCCCGAGGCCGACGACCTGCTCGGCCGCGATCCGTTGGCGCTGCTCATCGGCATGCTCCTCGACCAGCAGGTTCCCATGGAGAGGGCGTTCTCCGGACCGTACACGATCGCCGTACGCCTAGGTCGCGATCATATCTCTGGGCTGGACTCGCACGAGATCGCCGCATACGATCCGGAGGCATTCGCCGAGCTGCTCGCGCGCAAGCCCGCGGTGCACCGGTACCCCAAGGCGATGGCGCAGCGGATCCAGCGGCTGGCCGCGTACATCGTCGACCACTACGGCGGCAAGGCGGAGGCGATCTGGGCGGACGCGGCCGACGGCGGCGAGCTGCTGCGCCGCCTGGAGGCGCTGCCGGGCTTCGGCAGGCAGAAGGCCCAGATCTTCGTGGCGCTGCTGGGCAAGCGGCTGGGCGTCGGCCCGCCCGGCTGGCGTGAGGCGGCCGGGCCGTACGGGGAGGAGGGTGTGTATCGGTCGGTGGCCGACGTGGTCGACGCCGAGAGCCTGGCGAAGGTTCGTCAGGCCAAGCGGGAGGCCAAGCAGGCCATCAGGAAGTAG
- a CDS encoding ABC transporter family substrate-binding protein → MHAQIFARPGRAVRRSGAPAARPASRALLIVLAAVLAASGCGSGGGGEEAGDSASVNGLVAYDINPMPREKVKEGGTLRWGLTELPSQWNQNHVDGNLAVVEKVISAVMPRPFLSDHRGEITNNPDYVTAAEVTETEPRQVVTLTLNPKAKWSDGTPITWRDYQAQWQAMNGRNTAYRAASTVGYADIEKVARGENDHQVVITFATPFTDWRSLFTPLYPSSTNSSPDAFNNAWLNAIPVTAGPFKLGGFDRAARSVTLVRDTNWWGAEARLDRIVFRGLDGGRLVSAATAGELDVAELGPAVADHQRVKSAPNMVVRQAAGTDYRQLTLNGESPALADVKVRQAIALGVNREALAQSGLQGLDWPAVLLNNHFFLATQAGYRDGAGELGTYDPAKAEKLLDEAGWAKKGDVRVKDGRQLRLRYVVPSGLQLARSEAELVRRALQQIGIQVDVKTVPSDEFFTGYVIPGKFDLASFSYVGTPFPISRVHGQYANAAEGDRQWNANLGRIGSAEIDAEMRKALTALDPVDARAHANAADRLIWQAVNVLPLYQRPQSVAVRTTVANVGARGLYDLRYQDIGFTE, encoded by the coding sequence ATGCACGCGCAGATATTCGCCCGGCCGGGCCGGGCCGTCCGGCGCTCCGGCGCCCCGGCGGCGCGCCCCGCCTCCCGGGCGCTCCTGATCGTCCTCGCCGCGGTGCTCGCCGCGTCGGGCTGCGGGAGCGGCGGCGGGGGAGAGGAGGCGGGCGACTCCGCCTCGGTGAACGGCCTGGTGGCCTACGACATCAACCCGATGCCGCGGGAGAAGGTCAAGGAGGGCGGCACCCTGCGGTGGGGGCTCACCGAGCTGCCCAGCCAGTGGAACCAGAACCACGTCGACGGCAACCTCGCCGTGGTGGAGAAGGTGATCAGCGCGGTCATGCCACGGCCGTTCCTCTCCGACCACCGCGGTGAGATCACCAACAACCCCGACTACGTCACCGCGGCCGAGGTCACCGAGACCGAGCCGCGCCAGGTGGTCACGCTCACCCTCAACCCCAAGGCGAAGTGGTCCGACGGCACGCCCATCACCTGGCGCGACTACCAGGCCCAGTGGCAGGCGATGAACGGCCGCAACACCGCCTACCGCGCCGCCTCCACCGTCGGGTACGCCGACATCGAGAAGGTGGCGCGCGGCGAGAACGACCACCAGGTGGTGATCACCTTCGCCACGCCGTTCACCGACTGGCGCTCGCTGTTCACCCCGCTCTACCCGAGCTCGACCAACAGCAGCCCGGACGCGTTCAACAACGCCTGGCTGAACGCGATCCCGGTCACCGCGGGCCCGTTCAAGCTCGGCGGGTTCGACCGCGCGGCCCGGTCGGTCACGCTGGTCCGCGACACCAACTGGTGGGGCGCCGAGGCCCGGCTCGACCGGATCGTGTTCCGCGGGCTCGACGGCGGCCGCCTGGTGAGCGCGGCCACCGCGGGCGAGCTCGACGTCGCCGAGCTCGGCCCGGCCGTCGCCGACCACCAGCGGGTCAAGAGCGCGCCGAACATGGTGGTCCGCCAGGCCGCGGGCACCGACTACCGCCAGCTCACCCTCAACGGCGAGAGCCCCGCACTCGCCGACGTGAAGGTGCGCCAGGCGATCGCGCTGGGCGTGAACCGGGAGGCGCTCGCCCAGTCCGGCCTGCAGGGCCTCGACTGGCCGGCCGTGCTGCTCAACAACCACTTCTTCCTCGCCACCCAGGCCGGCTACCGCGACGGCGCGGGCGAGCTGGGCACCTACGACCCGGCGAAGGCCGAGAAGCTGCTCGACGAGGCGGGCTGGGCGAAGAAGGGCGACGTGCGCGTCAAGGACGGCAGGCAGCTGCGGCTGCGCTACGTGGTGCCGTCCGGGCTGCAGCTCGCCCGGTCCGAGGCCGAGCTGGTCAGGCGCGCGCTCCAGCAGATCGGCATCCAGGTCGACGTGAAGACCGTGCCGAGCGACGAGTTCTTCACCGGCTACGTCATCCCCGGCAAATTCGACCTCGCGTCGTTCTCGTACGTCGGCACGCCGTTCCCGATCAGCCGGGTGCACGGCCAGTACGCCAACGCGGCCGAGGGCGACCGGCAGTGGAACGCCAACCTCGGCCGCATCGGCAGCGCGGAGATCGACGCGGAGATGCGCAAGGCGCTCACCGCGCTCGACCCGGTCGACGCGCGCGCCCACGCCAACGCCGCCGACCGGCTCATCTGGCAGGCGGTGAACGTGCTCCCGCTCTACCAGCGCCCGCAGAGCGTGGCGGTGCGCACCACCGTCGCCAACGTCGGCGCCCGCGGCCTGTACGACCTGCGCTACCAGGACATCGGGTTCACCGAGTGA
- a CDS encoding M20 family metallopeptidase, whose product MNVPELRSWVSAHRAEMLDDLAAFVGIETPSTDRALLEAGLAWLDELLHARLGAPAASRTVPGGEHGDVRLHDYPGRPNAGGGVPETAPVLLLCHYDTVWPAGTLATWPFRVDGDRATGPGVFDMKAGLVQAIWALRALDAAGLARPPVRLLLNGDEELGSPFSRPVIEAEARRASVALVFEASAGGALKTERKGVGVFSVEITGVEAHAGLDPEKGVSAVEELAHAVLALHRLTDLAAGTSVNVGTVTGGTRANVIAGSARAVVDVRVRTWQEAARIDAALAGLRPRNSRATLRVTGGWNRPVMERSPATARLFAMARDLAAQMGVELRECSVGGASDGNFAAAAGIPVLDGFGAVGDGAHSRREHISIEGMVERTALAAALIHTLATEMPDRDPHHRPPPVAHQATPPPPFLRAAPR is encoded by the coding sequence GTGAACGTGCCGGAGCTGCGCTCCTGGGTGAGCGCCCATCGCGCCGAGATGCTCGACGATCTCGCCGCGTTCGTCGGCATCGAGACGCCCTCCACCGACCGGGCCCTGCTCGAGGCCGGGCTGGCGTGGCTGGACGAGCTCCTCCACGCGCGCCTCGGCGCCCCCGCGGCGAGCCGTACCGTGCCGGGCGGGGAGCACGGGGACGTGCGGCTGCACGACTATCCGGGCCGGCCGAACGCCGGCGGCGGCGTGCCGGAGACGGCGCCGGTGCTGCTGCTGTGCCACTACGACACGGTCTGGCCCGCCGGGACGCTGGCCACCTGGCCGTTCCGGGTGGACGGGGACCGCGCCACCGGCCCGGGCGTGTTCGACATGAAGGCCGGGCTGGTGCAGGCGATCTGGGCGCTGCGCGCGCTGGACGCGGCGGGGCTCGCCCGGCCGCCGGTGCGGCTGCTGCTCAACGGGGACGAGGAGCTGGGCAGCCCGTTCTCCCGCCCGGTGATCGAGGCCGAGGCGCGGCGGGCGTCGGTGGCGCTGGTGTTCGAGGCGAGCGCGGGCGGCGCGCTGAAGACCGAGCGCAAGGGCGTCGGCGTGTTCAGCGTGGAGATCACCGGGGTGGAGGCGCACGCCGGGCTCGACCCGGAGAAGGGGGTGAGCGCGGTGGAGGAGCTCGCGCACGCGGTGCTCGCGCTGCACCGGCTCACCGACCTCGCCGCCGGGACGAGCGTGAACGTCGGCACGGTGACCGGCGGCACCCGGGCGAACGTGATCGCCGGATCCGCGCGGGCCGTGGTCGACGTGCGAGTGCGCACCTGGCAGGAGGCGGCCCGGATCGACGCCGCGCTCGCCGGGCTGCGGCCGCGGAACTCCCGGGCCACGCTGCGGGTCACCGGCGGGTGGAACCGGCCGGTGATGGAGCGCAGCCCGGCCACCGCGCGGCTGTTCGCCATGGCCCGGGACCTCGCCGCGCAGATGGGCGTGGAGCTGCGGGAGTGCTCGGTGGGCGGGGCGAGCGACGGCAACTTCGCGGCCGCCGCGGGCATCCCGGTGCTCGACGGGTTCGGCGCGGTGGGCGACGGCGCGCACTCCCGGCGCGAGCACATCAGCATCGAGGGCATGGTGGAGCGCACGGCGCTCGCCGCCGCGCTCATCCACACGCTCGCCACCGAGATGCCGGACCGCGACCCGCACCACCGGCCGCCGCCGGTGGCGCACCAGGCGACCCCGCCGCCGCCGTTCCTCCGCGCCGCCCCGCGCTGA
- a CDS encoding tetratricopeptide repeat protein, translating into MGSAGEGPEPCTGEPFVPPPSDRDDPRAWCMVAAARLAHDQPDPALDAARRAMSITPEADWSHRLASLALERLGRHDEAVAAAEDAVQLAPGSWAARLRLAAALRRTPGGWREAWAEAGLASRFAPDRPGPHLLLGDLCLLRGDHEQAIRSYRRALRRDGGHAETTAARVNLGLARLRWEPPAAYHDPAWPVDPCDTARSRDALVAWSRQVRLLLALAVAALTALTVAIGAHEWARPLGVLPLIPVALLTLRHARRVRTWAYLPAMFDRDPWLGMSVWVTVAVALAYAVAVAAGGPADGIDGALWAAVVGLALFSGVAMAVLRALVQIWRGRPLAALAEFAAADAHPTARRAAEVSLWLVAGRLWCLAAAPLLAVHVTGDPRAGLAALLVPIAFGYARLCAGGYGRAVAARDRGLLLAFGAVLFAAAALVGASLFTTGGAAPAAGVVEARLAAGSDGAATVAAPEETALSGPVTAALWSAAAALAAVPLAYAVRVATARWHGDPGATRATLTLVEPRGRPLPEDVMPSPDLDEQVRHAFTLSRGVVLVYVDESGPRALPVDAVAGVTDTGEIRLTVADEARQAAERDPRVTVHVTDPAGGRLWAEVRGVAFADGEEAVLRVTPTQVTVGEYPGRHQERAAIRG; encoded by the coding sequence GTGGGAAGCGCAGGCGAGGGGCCCGAACCGTGCACCGGGGAGCCCTTCGTCCCACCCCCGAGCGACCGTGACGACCCCCGGGCCTGGTGCATGGTCGCCGCCGCCCGGCTCGCCCACGACCAGCCCGATCCCGCGCTCGACGCGGCCCGCCGGGCGATGAGCATCACCCCCGAGGCCGACTGGAGCCACCGGCTCGCCAGCCTCGCCCTGGAACGCCTCGGCCGCCACGACGAGGCGGTCGCCGCGGCCGAGGACGCCGTCCAGCTCGCCCCCGGCTCCTGGGCCGCGCGGCTGCGGCTCGCCGCCGCGCTCCGCCGTACCCCGGGCGGGTGGCGGGAGGCCTGGGCCGAGGCCGGGCTCGCCTCCCGGTTCGCGCCCGACCGGCCCGGCCCGCACCTGCTGCTGGGCGACCTGTGCCTGCTGCGCGGCGACCACGAGCAGGCGATCCGGTCCTACCGCAGGGCGCTGCGCCGCGACGGCGGCCACGCCGAGACCACGGCCGCGCGGGTCAACCTCGGCCTCGCCCGGCTGCGCTGGGAGCCGCCCGCCGCCTACCACGACCCCGCCTGGCCGGTCGACCCCTGCGACACGGCCCGCTCCCGCGACGCGCTGGTCGCCTGGTCGCGGCAGGTGCGGCTGCTGCTCGCGCTCGCGGTCGCCGCCCTCACCGCGCTCACCGTGGCCATCGGCGCGCACGAGTGGGCCCGGCCGCTCGGCGTGCTGCCGCTGATCCCGGTGGCGCTGCTCACCCTGCGCCACGCCCGCCGGGTGCGCACCTGGGCGTACCTGCCCGCGATGTTCGACCGGGACCCGTGGCTCGGCATGTCGGTCTGGGTCACCGTGGCGGTGGCGCTCGCCTACGCGGTGGCGGTCGCGGCCGGTGGGCCCGCCGACGGCATCGACGGGGCGCTCTGGGCGGCCGTGGTCGGCCTCGCGCTGTTCAGCGGCGTCGCCATGGCCGTGCTGCGGGCGCTCGTGCAGATCTGGCGCGGCCGCCCGCTCGCCGCGCTCGCCGAGTTCGCCGCCGCCGACGCCCATCCGACCGCGCGCCGCGCCGCCGAGGTGAGCCTGTGGCTCGTCGCCGGACGGCTGTGGTGCCTCGCCGCCGCGCCGCTGCTCGCGGTGCACGTCACCGGCGACCCGCGGGCGGGACTCGCGGCGCTGCTCGTGCCGATCGCGTTCGGGTACGCGCGGCTGTGCGCCGGCGGGTACGGCCGGGCCGTGGCGGCCCGGGACCGCGGCCTGCTCCTGGCCTTCGGCGCGGTGCTGTTCGCCGCCGCCGCGCTCGTCGGGGCCTCCCTGTTCACCACAGGCGGCGCCGCCCCGGCCGCGGGCGTCGTCGAGGCGCGGCTCGCCGCCGGAAGCGATGGCGCGGCGACGGTGGCCGCGCCCGAGGAGACGGCCCTGTCCGGCCCGGTCACCGCGGCGCTCTGGTCGGCCGCCGCCGCGCTCGCGGCCGTCCCGCTCGCGTACGCGGTTCGCGTCGCCACCGCCCGGTGGCACGGCGACCCGGGCGCGACCCGCGCCACGCTCACCCTCGTCGAGCCGCGCGGCCGTCCGCTCCCCGAGGACGTGATGCCCTCGCCGGACCTCGACGAGCAGGTGCGCCACGCCTTCACGCTGTCCCGCGGGGTGGTGCTCGTGTACGTCGACGAGAGCGGCCCGCGCGCGCTCCCGGTCGACGCGGTCGCCGGGGTGACCGACACCGGGGAGATCCGCCTCACCGTCGCCGACGAGGCCCGCCAAGCGGCCGAACGGGACCCGCGGGTCACCGTCCACGTCACCGACCCGGCGGGCGGCCGCCTGTGGGCCGAGGTGCGCGGGGTGGCCTTCGCGGACGGGGAGGAGGCGGTCCTCCGCGTCACCCCGACGCAGGTGACCGTGGGCGAGTATCCCGGCCGTCACCAGGAGCGGGCGGCGATCCGGGGCTGA
- a CDS encoding LamB/YcsF family protein: MIIDLNADLGEGYGIWRLGDDEALLDVVTSANIACGFHAGDPLTIRRTCAAALERGVAIGAQVSYRDLAGFGRREMDVDPEELRAEILYQLAAVDGIARAMGGEVAYVKPHGALYNRVCRDAEQAEALVTAVAEYRSSLPVLTLPGSVVHKVGERHGVTTVAECFADRAYTPEGTLVSRREPGAVLHDPDEVAERAVRMATTGEVVAVDGSRVRVDARSICVHGDTPGAVRLARAVRESLLAAGVTLRAFV, translated from the coding sequence ATGATCATTGATCTGAACGCCGATCTCGGCGAGGGGTACGGGATCTGGCGTCTCGGCGACGACGAGGCCCTGCTCGACGTGGTGACGAGCGCGAACATCGCCTGCGGGTTCCACGCGGGCGACCCGCTCACCATCCGGCGCACCTGCGCCGCCGCCCTGGAGCGGGGGGTGGCGATCGGGGCCCAGGTGTCCTACCGCGACCTGGCCGGGTTCGGGCGGCGGGAGATGGACGTCGACCCCGAGGAGCTGCGCGCGGAGATCCTCTACCAGCTCGCGGCGGTGGACGGCATCGCGCGGGCGATGGGCGGCGAGGTCGCCTACGTCAAGCCGCACGGCGCGCTGTACAACCGGGTGTGCCGGGACGCCGAGCAGGCCGAGGCGCTGGTCACCGCGGTGGCCGAGTACCGCTCCAGCCTGCCGGTGCTCACCCTGCCCGGGTCGGTGGTGCACAAGGTGGGCGAGCGGCACGGCGTGACCACGGTCGCCGAGTGCTTCGCCGACCGCGCCTACACCCCCGAGGGCACGCTCGTCTCCCGCCGCGAGCCGGGCGCGGTGCTGCACGACCCGGACGAGGTGGCCGAGCGGGCGGTGCGCATGGCCACCACCGGCGAGGTGGTCGCGGTGGACGGCAGCCGGGTCCGGGTGGACGCGCGGTCGATCTGCGTGCACGGCGACACCCCCGGCGCGGTACGGCTCGCGCGGGCGGTGCGCGAGTCGCTGCTCGCGGCCGGGGTCACGTTGCGGGCGTTCGTGTGA
- a CDS encoding 5-oxoprolinase subunit B family protein has product MRAKMREGAGIRRTGEHALLVETGSLRLSHRLDGLLRSRRPPEVTEIVPGPETLLVVAPGGDLGRLAALLADLVAEARERPDDDAGGDGEVVVIPVVYDGADLAEVAELAGLTVDEVIARHTASELVVGWLGFAPGFAYLTGLDPALRVPRLPTPRTCVPAGSVAVAGPYTAVYPSASPGGWRLLGRTEMRVWDPAADPPSVLRPGTRVRFEAA; this is encoded by the coding sequence GTGAGGGCGAAGATGCGCGAGGGCGCGGGCATCCGCAGGACCGGCGAGCACGCGCTGCTCGTGGAGACCGGCTCGCTGCGGCTGTCGCACCGGCTCGACGGGCTGCTGCGCTCCCGGCGGCCGCCCGAGGTGACCGAGATCGTGCCCGGCCCGGAGACGCTGCTCGTCGTCGCGCCGGGCGGCGACCTGGGCCGGCTCGCCGCGCTGCTGGCGGACCTGGTCGCCGAGGCGCGGGAGCGGCCGGACGACGACGCGGGCGGCGACGGCGAGGTGGTCGTGATCCCGGTGGTGTACGACGGCGCGGACCTCGCCGAGGTGGCCGAGCTCGCCGGGCTCACCGTGGACGAGGTGATCGCCCGGCACACCGCGAGCGAGCTGGTGGTGGGCTGGCTGGGCTTCGCGCCCGGGTTCGCCTACCTCACCGGGCTCGACCCGGCGCTGCGGGTGCCGCGGCTGCCGACGCCGCGCACCTGCGTGCCCGCCGGGTCGGTGGCGGTCGCCGGGCCGTACACCGCGGTCTACCCGTCGGCCTCGCCGGGCGGCTGGCGGCTGCTCGGCCGTACCGAGATGCGCGTGTGGGACCCCGCCGCCGACCCGCCGTCGGTGCTGCGGCCGGGCACCCGGGTGCGGTTCGAGGCGGCGTGA